The following DNA comes from Chrysiogenia bacterium.
AGTTTCACCGCACGCTGGTGCGCGACGCGCTGGAGGGATTCCCCGTGGATTTCTTCTTTGCCGAAGACGGCTGGGACGCCATCGAAGTCGCCCGCGCGGAGCTTCCCGACCTGGCGCTGCTCGACATCGTCATGCCCGAGGTGAGCGGCCCCGAAATCGCCCGCACCCTTCGCGAGAGTCCCGAGCTCGCCCACTGCGAGTTCGTCCTGCTCTCGGCCAACATCAAGGACGAACACGACTTCGACCCCCTCTTCGCCGCCGCCGTGGCCAAACCCATCGACGCCGCCAACCTGCGCGCGACCGTGGCGCGGCTGCTGGGGATTGATGGATAGGCACCGCTCCCGACCTCGCGAGTTCACCTCATAAGCACCGTGCCAGCCCGACATTCCTCAGCGTGCTCGTGCACGCGCGCAAAGCGCACCACCTCTCCCTGCTCCCCTTGCGGGGGAGCTGTCCGGGCAAATGCCCGGGCTGAGGGGGTGCCTCCTACCGCCGCGCTGCAGAGCCCGATCGTCGCCCG
Coding sequences within:
- a CDS encoding response regulator; the protein is MSEAKRPKVLIADDMEFHRTLVRDALEGFPVDFFFAEDGWDAIEVARAELPDLALLDIVMPEVSGPEIARTLRESPELAHCEFVLLSANIKDEHDFDPLFAAAVAKPIDAANLRATVARLLGIDG